A genome region from Alistipes dispar includes the following:
- a CDS encoding RagB/SusD family nutrient uptake outer membrane protein, with translation MIQKIKTYAVLTAAAFTLSSCLDKYPEDSIPSDGALTTVSEVNEAIIGIYASFMSSSLYSGNLTLLPDIQTDLVYGVNGNTGVYGDVWRWNDILSTNPEIESVYGALYTVINRCNFVLDRVDAVRAATTDDEELDLLDQCCGEAYFARALAYSELIKCFCEAYENDGKDGERPGVVLTKHYKGDEPMRRASLEDSYKFVLDDLDKAAELLKLEDDFTPSNTQLYSTGYFNEYTIYALRARVSLYMKNWEDAVKYATEVIDSGYYTLTSCNQYTTVSGSQVNLYQYMWAMDVSTETIWQITFTINSYGGALGTVFANYDNTSYRPDYVPAYWVLYDLYDSNDLRTTSIFGEVTTGYSHGLTWPLLTKYFGNLSFTSNNIYGVTMPKVFRLSEQYLIRAEAYVQQGDYNSAGKDITKLRTARYSSYGSSTSMTADNAMDIIEQERVKELYMEGFRLHDLKRWHKGFEREPQEQSLSNGSSLKVEADDPLFVWPIPQHELDAPGSEIEPNESNK, from the coding sequence ATGATTCAGAAAATAAAAACCTATGCGGTGCTGACGGCCGCGGCGTTCACCCTTTCCTCCTGTTTGGACAAGTATCCGGAGGATTCGATTCCGTCGGACGGTGCGCTTACGACGGTCAGCGAGGTGAACGAGGCGATCATCGGCATTTACGCCTCCTTCATGAGCAGCTCCCTCTATTCCGGGAACCTGACGCTGCTTCCCGATATCCAGACCGACCTGGTCTATGGCGTGAACGGCAATACGGGCGTTTACGGCGACGTTTGGCGCTGGAACGACATTCTCTCCACCAATCCGGAGATCGAGTCGGTTTACGGAGCTCTGTACACCGTTATCAACCGCTGTAACTTCGTTCTCGACCGTGTCGATGCCGTCCGTGCGGCGACTACGGACGACGAGGAGCTGGACCTGCTGGACCAATGTTGCGGCGAAGCCTATTTCGCCCGCGCGCTGGCATACTCGGAACTGATCAAATGCTTCTGCGAAGCCTACGAGAACGACGGCAAAGACGGCGAACGTCCGGGAGTCGTGCTTACGAAGCACTACAAGGGCGACGAGCCGATGCGGCGCGCCTCGCTGGAGGACTCCTACAAGTTCGTGCTCGATGATCTCGACAAGGCTGCGGAGTTGTTGAAGCTGGAGGACGACTTCACTCCCTCGAACACCCAGCTTTACAGCACGGGGTATTTCAACGAATACACCATTTATGCCCTGCGGGCGCGCGTGTCCCTTTACATGAAAAACTGGGAGGATGCCGTGAAATACGCCACCGAGGTAATCGACAGCGGTTATTACACGCTCACCAGTTGCAATCAGTATACGACGGTCAGCGGTTCGCAGGTGAATCTGTACCAGTATATGTGGGCGATGGACGTATCGACCGAAACCATCTGGCAGATAACCTTTACGATCAACTCCTACGGCGGTGCCCTGGGAACGGTTTTCGCCAACTACGACAATACGAGCTACCGTCCCGACTACGTGCCGGCCTACTGGGTCCTTTACGATCTGTACGACAGCAACGACCTGCGTACCACGTCGATTTTCGGCGAGGTGACCACCGGTTACAGCCACGGGCTGACATGGCCGCTGCTGACCAAGTATTTCGGCAATCTGTCGTTTACGAGCAACAATATCTACGGCGTTACGATGCCCAAGGTGTTCCGCCTTTCGGAGCAATACCTGATCCGTGCCGAGGCCTATGTGCAGCAGGGCGATTACAACAGCGCCGGCAAGGACATCACCAAACTGCGGACGGCCCGTTACTCCAGCTACGGCAGCTCGACGTCCATGACTGCGGACAACGCCATGGACATCATCGAGCAGGAGCGCGTGAAGGAGCTTTACATGGAGGGTTTCCGCCTGCACGATCTCAAACGCTGGCACAAGGGCTTCGAGCGCGAGCCGCAGGAACAGTCGCTCTCCAACGGCAGCAGCCTGAAGGTCGAGGCCGACGATCCGCTGTTCGTGTGGCCGATCCCGCAGCACGAACTCGACGCTCCGGGCTCGGAGATCGAACCCAACGAAAGTAACAAATAA
- a CDS encoding DUF4984 domain-containing protein: MNTMNIRFMKYAVVAAVTALSVGCKTGDFTYTGPDYLMFADTMYRYGVQQSNEIFNVRVSATRAADYDRKVGVEIVDRESNAVEGRHFRLLASTVTIPAGRLAVDVPVQGIYENIGATDSLGFALNLIVPEDKQWDHYGTRTKVVMQKVCPFDINNFTGYCTVTSTFFMSDFVQSTNTMRLITSDAVEGKENTVVLHDLLYDGYDVEISFDSSDVLEPAVNMEEQACGSTGEVIGSLFGDGRVVMYQPTTYTSYYSTCENFVLQYFTMIVRNKDGSIYGSLGTYVNIIEWISDAEAEKLKEQGY; encoded by the coding sequence ATGAATACGATGAATATACGATTCATGAAATATGCGGTCGTGGCTGCGGTGACAGCGTTGTCCGTCGGCTGCAAGACCGGAGATTTCACCTATACGGGTCCCGATTACCTCATGTTCGCCGACACCATGTACCGGTACGGGGTGCAGCAGAGCAACGAGATCTTCAACGTCCGGGTATCCGCTACCCGGGCGGCGGATTACGACCGCAAGGTCGGCGTGGAGATCGTCGACCGCGAGAGCAACGCCGTGGAGGGGCGTCATTTCCGGCTGCTCGCCAGCACGGTGACCATTCCTGCGGGGCGGCTCGCCGTCGATGTGCCGGTGCAGGGCATCTATGAAAATATCGGTGCGACGGATTCGCTGGGCTTCGCGCTGAACCTGATCGTGCCGGAGGATAAACAGTGGGATCACTACGGAACACGTACCAAGGTGGTGATGCAGAAAGTCTGCCCGTTCGACATCAACAATTTCACGGGTTACTGTACGGTCACCTCGACGTTCTTCATGTCGGACTTCGTGCAAAGTACCAACACCATGCGGCTGATCACTTCGGATGCGGTCGAAGGCAAGGAGAATACGGTCGTGCTGCACGACCTCCTTTACGACGGCTACGACGTGGAGATTTCGTTCGACAGCAGCGACGTGCTGGAGCCTGCTGTGAATATGGAGGAGCAGGCGTGCGGTTCGACCGGCGAGGTGATCGGATCGCTCTTCGGCGACGGCAGGGTGGTGATGTACCAGCCGACGACCTATACCTCCTATTACAGCACGTGCGAGAATTTCGTATTGCAGTATTTCACGATGATCGTGCGTAACAAGGACGGCTCGATCTACGGTTCGCTCGGAACCTATGTGAATATCATCGAGTGGATCAGCGACGCCGAGGCCGAAAAACTGAAGGAACAGGGATATTAA
- a CDS encoding DUF5003 domain-containing protein, translating into MKTLNGMIGRAMAWTAMLAMALSVGGCSDSDSDNDGPGDVTFPEKDAITVDAGQDRTLTFSADAEWKLTSNASWCRFVDGDFVQTTISGEAGDQSVTIRVSDDNQNSEKDDVAEITMAMGGKSQVIYEITRPRKGASSLIVKDESGKVIDTENPLLVKGGNITSPVQTTVTLEIDDASAQLGVLTDKTASWVTVTALTGTNDYVVSFKDDNADGKNPKYAIPAEENAVITFAAQKNGSTVAEVAIPIYYEGYAEGALILDPSYMSVTVSEDGRTMTGEGGVSGSESVDYGGELISTVTTRNDAFEIVEIAYTATYDQWGTPTEENYDFSANGDLDWVTTSKIAGETDANVKNRVRLTVSELPEGEEPRNATVMIFPKAVYDEIKDDLQGNIIDSEGDQATHDIKSAYNTYIMANLTQGSESAEPEGSVSFAGYYYTSFDGEAMAMTFEEVAGMGAGLEPKMENISDTPEGDAIFSDYGLSVMPNKNVWKATVPAGMMGDASNRLGIAAVGMPEGAMLGEAFPVSGITGEAVSAPTTGGQTVSLWSVYIADGGKPSGYQVVIMNQNSGIIEAVCVVEVTD; encoded by the coding sequence ATGAAAACGTTGAATGGAATGATAGGCCGGGCGATGGCCTGGACGGCGATGCTGGCGATGGCGCTGAGCGTCGGCGGTTGCTCGGACAGCGATAGCGACAACGACGGCCCGGGCGATGTGACGTTTCCCGAGAAGGATGCGATAACGGTCGATGCCGGGCAGGACCGGACTTTGACGTTCTCCGCCGATGCGGAGTGGAAACTGACCAGCAACGCCAGTTGGTGCCGTTTCGTGGACGGGGATTTCGTGCAGACCACGATCAGCGGCGAAGCGGGCGACCAGTCGGTTACGATCCGCGTTTCGGATGACAACCAAAATTCCGAGAAGGACGATGTCGCTGAGATTACAATGGCTATGGGCGGTAAGTCGCAGGTGATTTACGAGATCACGCGGCCGCGCAAGGGAGCGTCGTCCCTGATCGTGAAGGATGAGAGCGGCAAGGTGATCGATACGGAGAATCCGCTGCTCGTCAAGGGCGGGAATATCACTTCGCCGGTCCAGACGACGGTCACGCTGGAGATCGACGACGCAAGTGCCCAGCTTGGTGTTTTGACGGACAAAACCGCTTCGTGGGTGACGGTTACGGCGCTAACGGGCACGAACGACTATGTGGTCAGTTTCAAGGACGACAATGCCGACGGAAAGAACCCGAAATACGCGATCCCGGCAGAGGAGAATGCCGTAATCACTTTCGCGGCCCAGAAGAACGGCAGTACCGTCGCCGAGGTCGCCATTCCTATTTACTATGAGGGCTATGCCGAGGGCGCTTTGATCTTAGACCCCAGTTACATGAGCGTAACGGTGAGCGAAGACGGGCGGACGATGACCGGTGAAGGCGGTGTGAGCGGCAGTGAGAGCGTCGATTACGGCGGTGAACTGATTTCCACCGTTACGACCCGCAACGATGCGTTTGAGATCGTGGAGATCGCCTACACGGCGACATACGACCAGTGGGGGACTCCGACGGAGGAGAACTATGATTTCTCGGCGAACGGCGATCTGGATTGGGTCACGACTTCGAAGATCGCCGGCGAGACCGATGCCAACGTCAAGAATCGCGTCCGGCTGACGGTCAGCGAGCTTCCCGAAGGGGAGGAGCCGCGCAATGCGACGGTGATGATCTTCCCGAAGGCCGTTTACGATGAGATCAAGGACGATCTCCAGGGTAATATCATCGACAGTGAGGGGGACCAGGCGACCCACGACATCAAGTCCGCCTACAACACGTATATCATGGCCAACCTCACGCAGGGATCGGAGAGTGCGGAGCCCGAAGGAAGCGTTTCGTTCGCCGGTTACTATTACACCAGTTTCGACGGGGAGGCCATGGCGATGACTTTCGAAGAGGTCGCCGGTATGGGTGCGGGACTCGAGCCTAAGATGGAGAACATCAGCGACACTCCCGAAGGCGACGCGATCTTTTCGGACTACGGGCTTTCCGTGATGCCGAATAAGAACGTCTGGAAGGCGACCGTTCCGGCCGGAATGATGGGCGACGCGAGCAACCGCCTGGGTATCGCGGCCGTCGGCATGCCGGAAGGTGCGATGCTGGGAGAGGCTTTCCCCGTGAGCGGCATCACCGGCGAAGCGGTCTCTGCCCCGACGACGGGCGGGCAGACGGTTTCGCTCTGGAGCGTCTATATCGCTGACGGCGGGAAACCCTCCGGATATCAGGTCGTCATCATGAATCAGAACAGCGGGATTATAGAGGCTGTATGCGTGGTGGAGGTCACCGACTGA
- a CDS encoding DUF4458 domain-containing protein, producing the protein MNRMRNIVSRLFLFPLCALLWGVVASGCSDEGDGLQPGKYGYVQFKLYKLASYDKDTGGETTQRQTSQAFTRAGADKLGDIRKMEIELRYGETSITQTLILNSYNEENAEFGLRTDKLQLLAGEYRIVGYRLLDKLDEEIPNAAAPIDEAFTVVANGLTVKDLTADVQARGMVQFRLTKEGLPEIGRAAATLAADDGDKSFLFSNIALVSVTVKNTFTQDEIDFEELKVTYEEQYEESPSADDPDDKYKDVGTARCDSVVWLPTGTYRVTAYTVYSKSGSTKTALDTRMGLQGKEFTVADNELTEDAEIPVQLSEEAENIKDYKALREIWEALDGKNWSYRGEGSPAGANWNFNKEIDMWGDQPGVGLNSEGRVTSLSLAGFGAKGVVPDAIGQLTELRILSFGSHDEEIGGAQGGGQLFGPNGIHPDMTDAQKQKMRMHYYDMFVRRDSREDLSEMLQWVINRDPKQKKIVKSSRIEPKDVPAGNTTNGITAISKAVMRLKNLQQLFIANAPIEAGDVFTDWQGENTAYREQWAEESKNWKWGDLTDLTDIELYNNPNFTELPEFLRELPELQVLNVACNKGIADMGREWRRLVMGDNETQTAVAAKLQMMYLSYNNLPEFPESDVLRRMKKLGMIDCIHSGVKKLHAFGTEIKLAQVSLDYNEIEEIPSEFCGFTNETETLSFTHNKLKKIPNIFDAKSKYVMGSVDFSNNQLGATDGKAFDDDFNGINTSELNLSNNRISVFPKQLFSTGSPITTLNLMANMLAEIEEGDLQGENTHLITSIDLRFNRLSELPDDFRATTIPYLQGFDISYNRCAKFPTNVLNCYELQAIGVRHQRDEQGNRILREWPEGITNCPSLLQLQIGGNDIRKVNEAMTSKLWIVEVKDNPNISLDVSAVCSLIQQGMWLLIYDKTQDIKGCDALDIER; encoded by the coding sequence ATGAATCGAATGAGAAATATAGTGAGCCGCCTGTTCCTCTTCCCGCTTTGCGCACTTCTGTGGGGTGTCGTGGCATCGGGTTGTTCCGATGAGGGAGACGGGTTACAGCCGGGCAAGTACGGATACGTGCAGTTCAAGCTCTACAAACTGGCATCCTACGATAAGGATACCGGCGGGGAGACGACGCAGCGGCAGACTTCGCAGGCGTTTACCCGTGCCGGGGCGGACAAGCTGGGCGATATCCGGAAAATGGAGATCGAGCTCCGTTACGGGGAGACCAGCATCACGCAGACGCTGATCCTGAACTCTTACAATGAGGAAAACGCCGAGTTCGGCTTGCGGACCGACAAATTGCAGTTGCTCGCCGGCGAGTATCGGATCGTAGGCTACCGGCTTCTGGACAAACTGGATGAGGAGATACCGAACGCGGCGGCTCCCATCGACGAAGCGTTCACGGTCGTGGCGAACGGACTGACGGTGAAGGACCTGACGGCCGACGTGCAGGCCCGCGGCATGGTGCAGTTCCGCCTGACGAAGGAGGGGCTGCCGGAGATCGGGCGTGCTGCTGCGACGCTCGCTGCCGACGACGGGGACAAATCGTTCCTGTTCAGCAATATCGCTTTGGTGAGCGTTACTGTGAAAAACACGTTCACGCAGGACGAGATTGATTTCGAGGAGTTGAAAGTGACCTATGAGGAGCAATACGAAGAGTCGCCCTCGGCGGATGATCCCGATGACAAATACAAGGATGTCGGCACGGCCAGGTGCGATTCCGTCGTATGGCTGCCGACGGGAACGTACCGGGTAACGGCGTATACGGTTTATTCCAAATCGGGGAGCACGAAAACGGCGTTGGATACCCGTATGGGGCTTCAGGGCAAGGAGTTCACGGTCGCAGACAACGAGCTGACCGAGGATGCCGAGATTCCGGTGCAGCTTTCGGAGGAGGCCGAGAACATCAAGGACTACAAGGCGCTGCGCGAAATATGGGAGGCGCTCGACGGCAAGAACTGGAGCTACCGGGGCGAGGGCTCTCCGGCCGGCGCCAACTGGAACTTCAACAAGGAGATCGACATGTGGGGCGACCAGCCCGGCGTGGGGCTGAACAGCGAGGGGCGTGTTACGTCGCTGTCGCTGGCCGGATTCGGAGCCAAGGGCGTCGTCCCCGATGCCATCGGCCAATTGACCGAATTGCGGATCCTGTCGTTCGGTTCCCATGACGAAGAGATCGGCGGCGCGCAAGGCGGCGGTCAGCTTTTCGGTCCGAACGGTATTCATCCGGACATGACCGATGCGCAGAAACAGAAGATGCGGATGCACTACTACGATATGTTCGTGCGCCGCGATTCGCGCGAGGATCTCTCCGAAATGTTGCAGTGGGTGATCAACCGCGATCCGAAACAGAAGAAGATCGTCAAGAGCAGCCGTATCGAGCCGAAAGACGTGCCGGCAGGCAATACGACCAACGGCATTACGGCCATCTCGAAAGCCGTGATGCGGCTCAAGAATTTGCAGCAGCTCTTCATCGCCAACGCGCCGATCGAGGCCGGGGATGTCTTCACCGACTGGCAGGGCGAGAATACGGCCTACCGTGAGCAGTGGGCCGAGGAGTCGAAGAACTGGAAATGGGGCGACCTGACCGATTTGACGGATATCGAACTCTACAACAACCCGAATTTCACCGAGCTGCCGGAGTTCCTCCGGGAGCTGCCCGAACTGCAGGTGCTCAACGTGGCGTGCAACAAGGGAATCGCCGACATGGGCAGGGAGTGGCGCCGTCTCGTCATGGGCGACAACGAGACCCAGACGGCCGTGGCCGCCAAGCTTCAGATGATGTACCTGAGCTACAACAACCTGCCGGAGTTTCCCGAATCGGACGTGCTGCGGAGGATGAAGAAGCTGGGCATGATCGACTGCATCCACAGCGGTGTGAAGAAACTGCATGCTTTCGGTACGGAAATCAAGCTGGCGCAGGTGAGCCTCGACTACAACGAAATCGAGGAGATTCCCTCCGAGTTCTGCGGGTTCACGAACGAAACCGAGACGTTGAGTTTCACGCACAACAAGCTGAAGAAGATTCCCAACATCTTCGACGCCAAATCCAAATACGTGATGGGCAGCGTGGATTTCTCGAACAACCAGCTCGGCGCGACGGACGGCAAGGCGTTCGATGACGACTTCAACGGTATCAATACCAGCGAGCTCAATCTTTCGAACAACCGGATCAGCGTTTTTCCCAAGCAGCTCTTCTCGACGGGATCTCCGATCACGACGTTGAACCTGATGGCCAATATGCTGGCCGAGATCGAAGAGGGCGATCTGCAGGGCGAGAACACGCATCTGATCACCTCGATCGACCTGCGGTTCAACCGGCTCTCGGAGCTGCCCGACGATTTCCGGGCCACGACGATTCCCTACCTACAGGGTTTCGACATCAGCTACAACCGGTGCGCGAAGTTCCCGACCAACGTGCTCAACTGCTACGAGCTCCAGGCCATCGGCGTCCGCCACCAGCGCGACGAGCAGGGCAACCGCATCCTGCGCGAGTGGCCCGAGGGTATTACGAATTGTCCGAGTTTGTTGCAGTTGCAGATCGGAGGGAACGACATCCGCAAGGTCAACGAGGCGATGACCTCGAAACTGTGGATCGTCGAGGTGAAGGACAACCCGAACATCTCGCTCGACGTGTCGGCGGTCTGCTCGCTCATCCAGCAGGGAATGTGGCTGCTCATCTACGACAAGACGCAGGATATCAAAGGCTGCGATGCATTGGATATCGAGCGGTAA
- a CDS encoding BACON domain-containing protein, whose protein sequence is MKFKNKIVYGLVLGAFALASCQKDEDGPTISGDSLTVDREEILVGPDRIHETVLVTASDDLEWVTSSSRFFVSTTPANGTGSAEVTFVIDSTLEAGSRTAQVRIMNRNDESERKIINITQFGYGKQILPRKPEVQIESSASYDDRYIDATITTNVAFEVDPAVEYELGEELTPEDQASLSESDLKNWIRMDGIKIPSAEEQNAELDSKDRPRSFDIRIPWEMNTIPYTRIAKIKLVPTDPDVELVDKDGNPTGEVYITVTQESAQRITDDRAGDSLAVVMINEKIQSMISWDTSENMTNWDVVTLWEETDEDKPSEEAVGRVRSVTFSMFNLQEGETFPREIRYLKYLESVTLQSNTNRQIREMDLGEEIGELEHLKNLTVNSYGLKGLPANFVRLGQTLEKLDLGANNFAKLTDITTVVNKTNFPKLKVLKLSGNRRNDTTGELNTENREELTGGELGMYQNLTTDRQAFIDLLKWDALEELSLSYELFEGSLPTDEEMAAAGFVTYKETPQAEEKYPLLQDTCRWLLTDREVVLPGMNRKVKGSEVLCVLPYAKVFAINLNFLTGDVPDWILFHPYLQEWNPDSMIFNQWEDGKDTQGNSVGFDNVKNNPDFGYGYYYGNGKEANRSEAAYPMYYNKYVGGGDEGGTWPDQQ, encoded by the coding sequence ATGAAATTCAAGAATAAGATAGTGTATGGTCTGGTCCTCGGTGCATTTGCGCTGGCTTCGTGCCAGAAAGACGAGGACGGGCCGACGATCTCCGGCGATTCGCTGACAGTGGACCGCGAGGAGATCCTCGTGGGTCCCGACCGCATTCACGAGACGGTTCTGGTCACGGCATCGGACGATCTCGAATGGGTTACCAGTTCTTCCAGGTTCTTCGTGTCCACGACGCCTGCCAATGGCACGGGGTCGGCCGAGGTGACGTTCGTCATCGACTCCACGCTGGAGGCGGGCTCCCGCACGGCGCAGGTCCGCATCATGAACCGCAACGACGAAAGCGAGCGGAAAATCATCAATATTACGCAGTTCGGCTATGGGAAACAGATTCTGCCCAGAAAGCCGGAGGTGCAGATCGAGAGTTCGGCGTCCTATGACGATCGTTACATCGACGCCACGATTACGACCAATGTGGCTTTCGAGGTCGATCCGGCGGTCGAGTATGAACTGGGCGAGGAACTGACGCCCGAGGACCAGGCGTCGTTGTCGGAGAGCGACCTGAAGAACTGGATCCGCATGGACGGCATAAAGATTCCCAGCGCGGAGGAACAGAATGCCGAACTGGACAGCAAGGATCGCCCGCGGTCGTTCGACATCCGGATTCCGTGGGAGATGAACACGATTCCCTATACGCGTATCGCGAAGATCAAACTGGTCCCGACCGATCCGGATGTCGAACTGGTGGATAAGGACGGCAATCCGACCGGAGAGGTATATATTACCGTGACTCAGGAATCCGCACAGCGCATTACGGACGACCGTGCGGGCGACTCGCTGGCCGTGGTGATGATCAACGAGAAGATCCAGAGCATGATTTCGTGGGATACGAGCGAGAACATGACCAACTGGGACGTGGTGACGCTTTGGGAGGAGACCGACGAGGACAAACCTTCCGAAGAGGCCGTGGGCCGCGTCCGTTCCGTGACGTTCTCGATGTTCAACCTTCAGGAAGGCGAGACTTTCCCGCGTGAGATCCGTTATCTGAAATACCTCGAATCGGTTACGCTTCAAAGCAACACCAACCGTCAGATCCGGGAGATGGACCTCGGCGAGGAGATCGGGGAACTGGAACACCTGAAGAACCTGACGGTGAATTCCTACGGTCTGAAGGGTCTGCCGGCGAACTTCGTCCGGTTGGGACAGACGTTGGAGAAACTCGATCTGGGCGCCAATAACTTCGCGAAGCTGACCGACATCACGACGGTCGTGAACAAGACCAACTTCCCGAAACTCAAGGTGCTGAAACTTTCCGGCAACCGCCGCAACGATACGACCGGCGAACTGAATACGGAAAACCGGGAAGAGCTTACCGGCGGAGAACTCGGAATGTATCAGAATCTGACTACGGACAGACAGGCGTTTATCGACCTGCTGAAGTGGGATGCGCTGGAAGAGCTCAGCTTGTCGTACGAACTCTTCGAAGGCTCCCTGCCGACCGACGAAGAGATGGCCGCCGCCGGATTCGTGACCTACAAGGAGACGCCGCAGGCGGAAGAGAAGTATCCGCTGTTGCAGGACACCTGCCGCTGGCTGCTCACCGACCGCGAGGTGGTACTTCCCGGCATGAACCGTAAGGTGAAGGGCAGCGAGGTGCTGTGCGTGCTGCCTTACGCCAAAGTATTCGCCATCAACCTGAACTTCCTGACGGGCGACGTACCCGACTGGATTCTGTTCCATCCTTATCTTCAGGAGTGGAATCCCGACTCGATGATCTTCAACCAATGGGAAGACGGCAAGGATACGCAGGGCAACTCCGTAGGTTTCGACAATGTGAAGAACAACCCGGATTTCGGATACGGATATTATTACGGAAACGGCAAGGAGGCGAACCGCAGCGAAGCGGCCTATCCGATGTACTACAACAAGTACGTGGGAGGCGGCGACGAAGGCGGCACGTGGCCCGACCAGCAGTAA